A window from Vigna angularis cultivar LongXiaoDou No.4 chromosome 7, ASM1680809v1, whole genome shotgun sequence encodes these proteins:
- the LOC108336827 gene encoding cation/H(+) antiporter 3, producing MDVDTLFASINQINVSDHTAKCGVCLKTPPNIASDGLWGKHSTEGSPLKSSMPIFLLQVVLIYTVTRTLNYPLKKLGFPAIFSQLMAGLILGPSLSILEKEKTMLFPYGSQDTLATIASLGYMLFVFENGVKMDFSMITRTGRQGWIIAIVGLLFPLLIGYSSVEHISKHTSEGTIVHSTIVILMTQNMTSFTVIASVLNDLQILNSELGRLALSSTLVGDTLSNILVIASAAFDTRKVNANSINLVLLFAIIIIIFFVYRPAMFLVIEHTPESQEVKDIYINVIIGVLFVLGWCSMLFNIEFILLPFLYGLATPDGPPLGSSLVKRVHTFGLEFLMPIFVTTCAMKMNYSLVEFTSPIFIGTVLMIITGHLMKLISYVASALYFKLSLKDALSLALLLDCKGIVEVAMYSSALDKRDIQPIRYTVALTMIMISNSVVQLLVKRLYDPSRKYFGYQKRNMSDLKFDSNLRILVCIHKHHHTVPIISSLDLFNPTPLYPTTVDVLHLIELVGRSSPIFISHKMKRGVPSFARNSYSENVILSFKLHEDEKLGATTIYPYTAISPPTLMHEDVCYLALDKVASIIILPFHRRWSFDGKIEHEDKTVRLLSCKVMDKAPCSVGILVTRFVRKSDSPLRLAMIFFGGDDDREALCLANRAAKDTANVNLVVYHITTSENKDEKHNEDIMLDRTILKNAKRECSRMKNVVYEEITVEGGAQVASVLHRMAEDHDFFIVGRRHGIDCPQTKSLQEWSEFPELGVIGDFLASPDLDCRSSVLVVQQQKFYH from the exons AGTCATCTATGCCAATATTTCTACTCCAAGTGGTTTTGATTTACACTGTAACACGAACTTTGAATTACCCTTTAAAGAAGCTGGGTTTTCCTGCCATTTTTTCACAATTGATG GCTGGGCTCATTTTAGGACCATCCTTGAGTATATTGGAGAAAGAGAAGACAATGTTGTTTCCTTATGGAAGTCAAGATACACTTGCTACTATAGCATCACTTGGTTATATGCTATTTGTCTTTGAGAATGGTGTGAAAATGGATTTCAGCATGATCACCAGAACAGGAAGACAAGGATGGATTATTGCCATTGTGGGGTTGCTATTTCCTCTACTAATTGGTTATTCATCTGTAGAACACATTTCCAAACATACATCCGAGGGTACAATAGTGCATTCAACTATTGTTATATTGATGACACAGAACATGACTTCCTTTACAGTGATTGCCTCCGTCCTCAATGACCTTCAAATCCTAAACTCTGAACTTGGAAGATTGGCGTTATCTTCTACACTGGTGGGTGACACgctgagtaatattcttgtaaTTGCATCTGCAGCCTTTGATACCAGGAAAGTGAATGCAAATAGTATAAATTTGGTGTTGCTTTTCGCTATAATAATCATCATTTTCTTTGTCTATCGGCCTGCAATGTTCTTGGTGATTGAGCACACACCAGAAAGCCAAGAAGTGAAGGATATTTACATTAACGTTATCATTGGGGTTCTCTTTGTTTTGGGTTGGTGTTCAATGCTCTTCAATATAGAATTCATTCTTCTACCTTTCCTTTATGGATTGGCTACACCAGATGGACCTCCATTAGGATCTTCATTAGTTAAAAGGGTTCATACTTTTGGTTTAGAATTTCTCATGCCAATCTTCGTCACTACATGTGCAATGAAGATGAATTATTCCTTGGTAGAATTCACATCACCTATATTTATAGGCACCGTCCTTATGATCATTACTGGTCATCTAATGAAACTTATATCATACGTAGCATCTGCACTCTATTTCAAGCTATCACTAAAGGATGCACTTTCTCTTGCCCTCCTTCTAGATTGCAAAGGCATTGTGGAAGTAGCCATGTATAGCTCTGCATTGGACAAAAGG GACATCCAACCTATACGTTATACTGTGGCTCTAACAATGATCATGATCTCAAATAGCGTTGTGCAATTGCTGGTGAAACGTTTGTATGACCcttcaagaaaatattttggcTACCAGAAAAGGAACATGTCTGATTTGAAATTTGACTCCAATCTCCGGATCCTAGTTTGTATTCATAAACATCATCACACAGTACCTATAATATCATCTCTTGATCTATTTAATCCTACACCACTGTATCCAACAACTGTGGATGTTCTTCATCTGATTGAACTAGTAGGGCGTTCTAGTCCTATTTTCATTTCTCACAAGATGAAAAGAGGTGTTCCTTCTTTTGCAAGAAACTCCTACTCGGAGAATGTCATCCTTTCCTTCAAACTCCATGAAGATGAAAAGCTAGGTGCAACAACAATATACCCTTATACAGCCATATCTCCACCTACACTGATGCATGAAGACGTGTGCTACCTTGCATTGGATAAAGTTGCATCAATCATCATTCTTCCTTTTCATCGAAGATGGTCTTTTGATGGAAAAATTGAACACGAGGACAAGACTGTGAGGTTGCTGAGTTGTAAGGTCATGGATAAGGCTCCATGCTCGGTTGGAATATTAGTGACTCGTTTTGTTCGTAAAAGTGATTCACCACTTCGATTAGCCATGATCTTTTTCGGTGGTGATGATGATAGAGAGGCTTTGTGCTTGGCCAATAGAGCAGCCAAAGACACTGCTAATGTTAACCTTGTGGTGTATCACATTACAACAAGCGAAAACAAGGATGAAAAACATAACGAGGACATTATGCTTGATcgtacaatattaaaaaatgctAAAAGAGAATGTTCTCGTATGAAAAATGTTGTGTATGAGGAAATAACAGTGGAGGGTGGTGCCCAAGTAGCTTCTGTTCTTCATCGTATGGCAGAAGATCATGACTTTTTTATAGTTGGGAGACGCCATGGTATTGATTGTCCTCAAACAAAAAGTCTTCAAGAATGGAGTGAGTTTCCAGAGTTAGGTGTCATAGGTGATTTTCTTGCTTCTCCAGATCTTGATTGCAGATCATCTGTTTTGGTAGtgcaacaacaaaaattttaccattaa